Proteins encoded within one genomic window of Festucalex cinctus isolate MCC-2025b chromosome 18, RoL_Fcin_1.0, whole genome shotgun sequence:
- the sra1 gene encoding steroid receptor RNA activator 1, whose amino-acid sequence MEDMYVKPGNQDRGWNDPPQFSYGLQTGRTQHKNLLNKRPTLPDTTAPPTTPHSKPSGPPPCGLAPPPAGRAPNWKAQPPAAATGPVTIQGKEDRDQSEAEPDVESVVEILERALAECKRDVAPQMCNDVEKRLRLFKDSWTSGRLSLPVRRRMTALSRELQAGRWDKADELHRSLMVDHVTEVSQWMVGVKRLIAETRKLHETPQVSSDHTDTCQS is encoded by the exons ATGGAGGATATGTATGTCAAACCAG GTAACCAGGATCGAGGATGGAACGACCCCCCTCAGTTCTCCTACGGCCTCCAGACGGGCCGCACGCAACATAAGAATCTGTTGAACAAGCGGCCCACGCTCCCAG ATACCACAGCCCCACCTACGACTCCACATTCCAAACCCTCAGGTCCACCGCCATGTGGCTTGGCCCCGCCTCCTGCAG GCCGCGCACCCAACTGGAAGGCCCAGCCTCCTGCAGCCGCCACGGGGCCAGTGACCATTCAGGGCAAAGAGGACCGAGACCAATCAGAGGCTGAGCCTGACGTGGAGAGCGTGGTGGAGATTTTGGAGCGAGCGCTGGCTGAGTGCAAACGGGACGTCGCG CCTCAGATGTGTAACGATGTGGAAAAGCGACTCCGCCTCTTTAAGGATAGCTGGACATCGGGTCGACTAAGTCTCCCCGTGAGGAGACGCATGACCGCCTTGTCTCGAG AACTGCAGGCGGGACGCTGGGACAAGGCCGATGAGCTCCATCGCTCGTTGATGGTGGATCACGTGACGGAGGTCAGCCAATGGATGGTTGGCGTGAAGCGACTGATCGCTGAGACCCGAAAGCTGCATGAGACGCCCCAGGTCTCGTCAGACCACACGGACACCTGTCAGTCGTGA